Sequence from the Caballeronia sp. SL2Y3 genome:
ACGGGCACCGAAACGACGGCCGCCGCCGCGAAACACAACACGATCCATAGCGGCGCGAGCGGCAACCCGTCGATGCGCCGCGTCGCACTGGTGAGCGACTTCAAGTTCACGTACTCGCCGAGCGGCGTCCAGTGCCATGCAGCCGCCACGCCGACCGCCAGGAGCGCGAGCACGCCGAGCAGCGCGAAGCGGCCGATGAGCGGTCGCGTCTTCTCGGCAGGCACGAACTGATCGACGAGCTCATCGGCGGCAATGGGCGTTTCGGGATCGATGAGCGCGTCGGGCGGAATGAGCTGATCGAGTTCGCGCGACACCACGGGATCGAGCGGCACCAGCGTGCGGTGTTCGTCGCGATCGCGCGAAAGAGCCGTGATCGCCGCGTTCAGGCCGCCGCGTGCCTCGCGCTCCCGGACGACATCTTCGACTTCGCAGCCGAGATGTTCGGCGAGCAGCGTGTCGCGCATCTTCGCAATCGCGCGGCGGATGCGCGCGTCCGCGCCCGCATCGATCGAGACATTGCATTCGCTGTCGAGCACCATCGAGCGATTGTTCAGATTCGCCGAGCCGACGATGAGCAGGTCGTCATCGACGATCATCAGCTTGCTGTGCACGTTGACGATCTGCTCGCCGAGATCGGGCACCGTCGGGCACAACAGACGATAGCGGCCGTGCCGGTCCGCCTGCTTCAGGAGCGCGTGCAAGCGCGCGCGCAGCACGCCCATCGTCACTTCCTGAAGCCAGCCGCTCTGATTGCGCGGCACCACGATGGCGAGATCAGGACCGTCCTCGCGCGCGAGCGAATCGGAGAGCGCCGCGCCGATGGAGCCCGATGTGAAGTACTGGTTCTCGATATAGATGCTCCGCCGCGCCCGCGCGATGGCGTCGAGATATTGCGTGCGGATCTGCTGCACGGCGGGGCGTCCTAGATACGCGGGCTCGGTGAGCGACAGCGCGATCTGCACATCGTCGATATCGACCGCGCGCGGAGGCGGCCACGGATCGCCTTGCGACGCCGCGCGATGCGCGCGGATCGCAAGCCGTCTGCCGCATGCGCGCGACCAACGCTCGCGCGCGAGCAGGCCGACTTCTCGTGCGGCGTCGCCATCGAACATGGAGTGGACATCGTGAAACGGCTGATACGCGGTGCCGTTCGCGTCGCGCCGATGCGGGTCCGCCGGCGCATGCGCGGGCGTGTCCCAGCGCGAGCGCGTCAGGTCGAGGCCGCCCACGAACGCGAGCCGGTCGTCGATCACGACGATCTTCTGATGCTGCGAACCGCCGAGCGGATGCTTGCCGTCCATCTGGAAGGCGACGCGCCGATGTGTGCGCCAACCCATCTTGTAGACGGGCAGCCATTCGCGCTCGAATGCGTACAGCATCGCGAAGTCCCACGCGAGGATGTAGATGCGCAGCCGGCGCTTCTCCGCCGCGATGGCATGCAGGAAGTCGCCGAGCGCTTCGGGATAGCCGTCGTTCGCGCCTTCGGGCGTGAGCTTCATGCGGCTGTCGATGTCCCAGCCGAGAATGAACACCGTGCGTTCGGCGCGCGTGATCGCCTCGCGCAGCACGCGAAAATAATCCGACCCGTCGATGAGCAGGCTGAAGCGGTCCGCGTGACGCACGCTTGCGCAATTGCGTCCGGGCTCCAAGAAGGATGCGCCGAGGTCGTCGGTCGTCGTGGCGTTCGCACGGGAAACGCCCGTGGATGTGTCGTTCAAATGCTCTCCGTGTGAGAAGGCATGCGCAAGAGGTCTCGCGTCAGCAGTTTGCAAGCCGCATGCCCGCGAGGCGTAGTGACCACGGGGACTCCTGCGCGCGAACGGCGCTTGCGGTAGTCTCGTCAATCGACGTTATCGACGTTCACTGCAACGCGTGAACGGCATCCCTCTTTCAACGCAGCGTTCAACGACAAGGACACGCAATGGAATATCGACACTTAGGCGCTTCCGGTTTCAAGGTTCCGGTGCTCAGCTTCGGCACCGGAACGTTCGGCGGCAAGGGCGAATTCTTTCAGGCTTGGGGCGAGACCGACGTGAGCGAAGCGCGCCAGCTCGTCGACATCTGCCTCGATGCCGGCGTCACCATGTTCGACTCTGCCGACATCTATTCGCACGGCTCGTCGGAATCCATTCTCGGCGAGGCGCTCAAAGGCCGGCGCGACAAGGTGCTCATCTCGACCAAAGCCACCTTTCGTTTCGATGCGGACGATCCCAACAGCGTCGGGTCCTCGCGCTTTCATCTCATCAACGCGGTCAACGATGCATTGAAGCGCCTGCAAACGGACTACATCGACCTGTTCCAGCTGCATGGTTTCGACGCGAAAACGCCGGTGGAAGAGACGCTTTCCACGCTCGACGATCTCGTGCGCGCGGGCAAGATCCGCTATACGGGCGTGTCCAATTTCTCGGGCTGGCATCTGCAGAAATCGCTCGATGTCGCGGACCGTTATGGCTATCCGCGCTATGTCGCTAACCAGACGTATTACTCGCTGATCGGCCGCGATTACGAATGGGAACTCATGCCGCTCGGTCTCGATCAGGGTGTCGGCGCTGTCGTCTGGAGTCCGCTCGGCTGGGGGCGTCTGACGGGCAAGATCCGGCGCGGGCAGCCGCTGCCCGATTCGAGCCGGCTGCACAAGACGGCCGACATGGGGCCGCCCGTGCCCGACGAATATCTGTACCGCGTCGTCGATGCGCTCGATGCGATCGCCGCTGAAACGGGCAAGACCGTGCCGCAGATCGCGCTCAACTGGCTGCTGCAGCGGCCGACGGTCGCCACCGTGCTGATCGGCGCGCGCAACGAGGAACAACTGAAGCAGAACCTCGGCGCGGTCGGCTGGAACCTGACGGCCGAGCAGGTCAAGCGGCTCGACGAAGCGAGCAA
This genomic interval carries:
- a CDS encoding VTT domain-containing protein; translated protein: MNDTSTGVSRANATTTDDLGASFLEPGRNCASVRHADRFSLLIDGSDYFRVLREAITRAERTVFILGWDIDSRMKLTPEGANDGYPEALGDFLHAIAAEKRRLRIYILAWDFAMLYAFEREWLPVYKMGWRTHRRVAFQMDGKHPLGGSQHQKIVVIDDRLAFVGGLDLTRSRWDTPAHAPADPHRRDANGTAYQPFHDVHSMFDGDAAREVGLLARERWSRACGRRLAIRAHRAASQGDPWPPPRAVDIDDVQIALSLTEPAYLGRPAVQQIRTQYLDAIARARRSIYIENQYFTSGSIGAALSDSLAREDGPDLAIVVPRNQSGWLQEVTMGVLRARLHALLKQADRHGRYRLLCPTVPDLGEQIVNVHSKLMIVDDDLLIVGSANLNNRSMVLDSECNVSIDAGADARIRRAIAKMRDTLLAEHLGCEVEDVVREREARGGLNAAITALSRDRDEHRTLVPLDPVVSRELDQLIPPDALIDPETPIAADELVDQFVPAEKTRPLIGRFALLGVLALLAVGVAAAWHWTPLGEYVNLKSLTSATRRIDGLPLAPLWIVLCFAAAAVVSVPVTLLIATTGLVFGAGWGCVYAFAGTMTSAAVSYLLGLWLGRDAVRKLAGARVNRLSERVARRGIVAVVVLRLLPVAPFSIVNMVAGASHIRMRDFLIGTLLGMGPGIVLTVAFAHQLIASLRHPTVGSFAVLIGIGAVLIAVSILLQRFLGRADPKEEVVHEGAPSDEDRARASEEAARASVLRDRNAIPRDAAPNAAPNASSNGSSNASSNASPRSHDEVSS
- a CDS encoding aldo/keto reductase, encoding MEYRHLGASGFKVPVLSFGTGTFGGKGEFFQAWGETDVSEARQLVDICLDAGVTMFDSADIYSHGSSESILGEALKGRRDKVLISTKATFRFDADDPNSVGSSRFHLINAVNDALKRLQTDYIDLFQLHGFDAKTPVEETLSTLDDLVRAGKIRYTGVSNFSGWHLQKSLDVADRYGYPRYVANQTYYSLIGRDYEWELMPLGLDQGVGAVVWSPLGWGRLTGKIRRGQPLPDSSRLHKTADMGPPVPDEYLYRVVDALDAIAAETGKTVPQIALNWLLQRPTVATVLIGARNEEQLKQNLGAVGWNLTAEQVKRLDEASKVRPVYPYWHQEGFAERNPSPV